One Cryobacterium psychrophilum DNA segment encodes these proteins:
- a CDS encoding EamA family transporter, which yields MSDKRDQLNGAGAQIATEVSINFGSSLAGLLIPVVGSPVVVAARQIVMVCVILPFYRPKLSSLSWCRVWPALALGVVLAVMNLTFYEAVGLLGLGIAATIEFLGPFALALATSRRPLDFLYATAAAGGVFLLTWSDGTLSLWGIVLALTAAASWAAYILLTRRVATEFAGLEGITIASLVSLALVVPLALFTVDFSRLNWGVVGLLALIGVLSSAFPYTVDTYILRRITPRLYSIITSFGPVIAAGFGALVLGESFTLQQQIAILVVCVAAGAAIATQRERPRSDLELIATAVP from the coding sequence GTGAGCGACAAACGAGACCAATTGAATGGCGCGGGCGCCCAAATCGCCACCGAGGTCAGCATCAACTTCGGCTCGAGCCTGGCTGGCCTGCTCATTCCCGTGGTGGGATCACCGGTCGTCGTCGCGGCGCGCCAAATCGTGATGGTCTGTGTCATCCTGCCGTTCTACCGGCCGAAGCTCTCGAGTCTCAGCTGGTGCCGGGTGTGGCCGGCACTGGCGCTGGGCGTCGTGCTCGCCGTCATGAATCTCACTTTTTACGAGGCCGTCGGCCTGCTCGGGCTGGGTATCGCGGCTACGATCGAGTTTCTCGGGCCGTTTGCCCTGGCCCTGGCCACATCCCGCAGGCCCCTCGACTTTCTGTATGCCACGGCGGCAGCCGGTGGCGTTTTTCTGCTCACCTGGTCGGACGGCACACTGAGCCTATGGGGCATCGTGCTCGCGCTCACCGCTGCGGCCTCCTGGGCCGCGTACATTCTGCTCACCAGACGGGTGGCCACCGAATTCGCGGGGCTGGAAGGCATCACGATCGCGAGCCTCGTCAGCCTGGCCCTTGTGGTGCCGCTTGCTCTCTTCACCGTCGATTTCAGCCGACTCAACTGGGGCGTCGTCGGCCTGCTCGCTCTCATCGGAGTGCTGTCCTCGGCGTTCCCGTACACGGTCGACACGTATATTCTTCGCCGTATCACTCCGCGCCTCTACTCCATCATCACGAGTTTCGGTCCCGTGATCGCCGCCGGTTTCGGGGCTCTCGTTCTCGGGGAGTCGTTCACACTTCAGCAGCAGATCGCCATCCTCGTGGTGTGTGTGGCCGCCGGTGCCGCCATCGCCACGCAGCGCGAACGTCCTCGCTCCGACCTTGAGCTCATCGCCACCGCCGTCCCCTAG
- a CDS encoding IS1182 family transposase — translation MQGRDDGQRQLLDVESMAGHMLPAGSVFKFLADHRHELFPDDAFEDLFPSGRGRPSTPADVIASVMVLQTLHSLSDRETAEAVTFDLRWKAACGFALTDASFHPTVLTYWRRRLANSTRPHRIFEAVTEVIEQSGALSGRKRRALDSTILEDAVARQDTVTQLVAQIRRVGREIPGADVLVSALTGHDYAKPGKPDIAWDDRAARDDLVSALVTDALSLLAGIDPTVLTDAQQETVALLALVAGQDVEPADGSHETEGRWKIARRVAPDRVISTVDPDARHAHKSRQKKVDGFKSHIIIEPDTGLVTAAILTKAAGLANSDAARGMELVTKDTSIGAQNVDVLGDSAYGSGELLAAITAAGHTAIIKPPPLGRAIPGGFTVDDFTIDETTNTVTCPAGQTRPLSAAGRASFGSSCATCPLMTQCTTAKSGKKMLLREHDAIRREHRVRAQDPLFQADYRQHRPMVERSIAWMTRKSRRVPYRGVVKNNAWWVNRAAGINLKRLLNLGLTRQSGIWAMG, via the coding sequence ATGCAGGGTCGTGATGATGGTCAACGTCAGCTTTTGGATGTCGAGTCGATGGCGGGGCATATGCTTCCAGCGGGTTCCGTGTTCAAGTTCCTCGCCGATCATCGGCACGAGTTGTTCCCCGATGACGCGTTCGAGGATTTGTTTCCGTCCGGTCGGGGGCGCCCGTCCACGCCAGCGGATGTGATCGCGTCGGTGATGGTGTTGCAGACGTTGCATAGCCTCTCGGATCGGGAAACGGCCGAGGCGGTCACGTTCGACTTGCGGTGGAAAGCGGCCTGCGGGTTCGCGTTGACGGACGCGTCGTTTCATCCGACGGTCCTCACGTATTGGCGCCGCCGCCTCGCGAACAGCACGCGCCCCCACCGTATTTTTGAGGCAGTGACCGAGGTTATCGAGCAGTCCGGGGCGTTATCGGGTCGGAAGCGACGTGCGTTGGACTCCACAATTTTGGAGGACGCTGTCGCGCGTCAGGACACCGTCACACAGCTCGTTGCGCAGATCCGCCGGGTGGGCCGGGAGATTCCCGGCGCGGATGTGCTCGTGTCCGCGTTGACCGGTCACGATTACGCGAAGCCAGGGAAACCGGATATCGCGTGGGATGACCGAGCCGCTCGCGACGACCTCGTGTCCGCGCTCGTCACCGATGCCCTGTCCTTGCTGGCCGGCATTGACCCGACGGTTCTCACCGACGCGCAGCAGGAAACCGTCGCCCTGCTCGCGTTGGTCGCCGGGCAGGACGTTGAGCCGGCAGACGGGTCGCATGAAACGGAGGGGCGGTGGAAAATTGCGCGGCGGGTCGCCCCGGACCGGGTCATTTCCACCGTTGATCCTGATGCCCGTCACGCGCACAAGAGCCGGCAGAAGAAAGTCGACGGCTTCAAAAGCCACATCATCATCGAACCGGACACGGGCCTGGTGACCGCGGCGATCCTGACCAAGGCGGCTGGTTTGGCCAACAGCGACGCGGCCCGCGGCATGGAACTAGTCACCAAAGACACGAGCATCGGCGCCCAGAACGTCGATGTTCTGGGCGATTCTGCTTATGGCAGTGGTGAGCTTCTCGCCGCGATCACCGCCGCCGGTCACACCGCGATCATCAAACCACCGCCGCTGGGACGGGCGATTCCCGGCGGCTTCACCGTCGATGATTTCACTATCGACGAGACCACGAACACGGTCACCTGCCCAGCGGGTCAGACCCGCCCACTCAGTGCTGCGGGGCGCGCAAGTTTTGGTAGTTCCTGCGCCACCTGCCCCCTCATGACGCAGTGCACGACGGCGAAGAGCGGCAAGAAAATGCTGCTCCGTGAGCATGACGCCATACGCCGGGAGCACCGTGTCCGGGCTCAGGATCCGCTCTTCCAAGCCGATTATCGACAACACCGGCCGATGGTTGAACGCTCCATCGCCTGGATGACACGCAAGTCCCGCCGCGTCCCTTACCGAGGCGTCGTGAAGAACAACGCGTGGTGGGTGAATCGGGCGGCCGGAATCAACCTTAAACGGCTTCTGAACCTCGGCCTCACCCGCCAGAGCGGGATCTGGGCCATGGGATAA
- a CDS encoding pilus assembly protein TadG-related protein, with protein sequence MNTRDVGSPHDEGSTLLLTIFYGFLSLALILVVVAATSLYLERKRLFTLADAAALAGAEAFQFGTVERGTTDVDRALDAADVQAAVTGYLALPHEDFEGLTMTQAVSTDGHSATVSLSAWWRPPVLTLFIPDGLPVNVTAVARSVMW encoded by the coding sequence ATGAACACTCGCGACGTTGGCTCACCGCACGACGAAGGCTCCACCCTGCTCCTCACGATTTTCTACGGTTTTCTGTCCCTCGCGCTCATCCTCGTGGTCGTCGCCGCGACATCCCTCTATCTTGAGCGCAAGCGCCTTTTCACCCTCGCCGACGCTGCGGCTCTCGCCGGAGCGGAGGCCTTTCAATTTGGCACGGTGGAACGGGGAACGACCGATGTCGACCGGGCCCTCGACGCCGCCGACGTGCAGGCAGCCGTTACCGGTTACCTCGCACTGCCGCACGAAGACTTCGAGGGCCTCACGATGACTCAGGCCGTCTCGACCGATGGCCACAGCGCCACCGTGTCGCTCAGCGCGTGGTGGAGACCGCCCGTCTTGACCCTGTTCATTCCGGACGGACTGCCCGTGAATGTGACCGCTGTCGCCCGTTCGGTGATGTGGTAA
- a CDS encoding pentapeptide repeat-containing protein, whose protein sequence is MARSRTRSPTIDTIRLDDLTDNDGARLRSGDDLEAERFSGCDLTARDLTGSSFRECEFVGVTFTETKLRGVTFSEVVATDLHAPVFSAPRSTWRDVRIDHARLGSVEAYEAQMRSVHIDGSKLDFVNLRNATLTDVLISNCIIDELDLGSATVQRLELQNCRIGTLDVNGATLKDVDLRSSDFGAIHGLEGLRGATIDDAQLALLAPLLAAHLGILVE, encoded by the coding sequence GTGGCGCGGTCACGCACCCGCAGTCCCACGATCGACACGATTCGGCTCGACGACCTCACTGATAATGACGGGGCACGGCTTCGCAGCGGTGACGACCTCGAAGCCGAACGGTTCAGCGGATGCGACCTGACCGCACGTGATCTCACGGGCTCCTCGTTTCGCGAGTGTGAGTTCGTGGGCGTGACGTTCACCGAGACGAAACTGCGCGGCGTGACCTTCTCGGAGGTGGTGGCCACCGACCTGCACGCCCCCGTGTTCAGCGCCCCGCGGTCCACGTGGCGTGATGTGCGCATCGATCACGCGCGTCTCGGCTCTGTCGAGGCCTATGAAGCGCAGATGCGTTCCGTGCACATCGACGGTTCCAAACTCGACTTCGTCAACCTGCGCAACGCCACCCTCACTGACGTTCTCATCTCCAACTGCATCATCGACGAACTCGACCTCGGCAGCGCCACGGTGCAACGGCTCGAGCTGCAGAACTGCCGCATCGGCACCCTCGACGTGAACGGTGCCACGCTCAAGGACGTGGACCTGCGTTCGAGCGATTTCGGGGCCATCCACGGTCTCGAGGGACTTCGCGGCGCCACGATCGATGACGCGCAGCTTGCGCTGCTCGCGCCGTTGCTCGCGGCGCACCTCGGCATCCTCGTCGAGTAG
- a CDS encoding nitroreductase family deazaflavin-dependent oxidoreductase, translated as MPLIGEYEASTAQWVRDQVDLYESSGGTEGTTMRGMPVVLVTTLGAKSGKLRKTPLMRVEHDGRYAAVASLGGSAKNPVWYANVVAHPVVELQDGAQKQDMTAREVTGDEKDEWWERAVAAYPDYADYQAKTERTIPVFVLEPVVAD; from the coding sequence ATGCCCCTTATCGGAGAATATGAAGCAAGCACGGCCCAGTGGGTACGTGACCAGGTTGACCTCTACGAAAGTTCTGGCGGAACAGAGGGCACCACGATGCGCGGTATGCCCGTGGTCCTCGTGACGACGCTCGGCGCGAAATCCGGCAAGTTGCGCAAGACACCACTCATGCGGGTGGAGCACGACGGGCGCTACGCCGCCGTCGCCTCTCTGGGAGGCAGCGCCAAGAACCCGGTCTGGTACGCGAACGTGGTGGCTCACCCCGTCGTGGAGTTGCAGGACGGCGCGCAGAAGCAGGACATGACGGCGCGTGAAGTGACCGGCGACGAGAAGGACGAGTGGTGGGAGCGCGCGGTTGCCGCGTATCCCGACTACGCGGACTACCAGGCCAAGACCGAGCGAACAATTCCGGTCTTCGTGCTCGAACCCGTCGTCGCCGACTGA